The following are encoded together in the Brassica napus cultivar Da-Ae chromosome A9, Da-Ae, whole genome shotgun sequence genome:
- the LOC106414082 gene encoding spindle and kinetochore-associated protein 1 homolog: protein MEGKQAGSSLDSLISSFNKRVSELQELVIARNMYPASSVPDLTAIDTALSSMELQVQSIKDRLREETEAIPKAKKLIEASLKQQGKLQKMSVYAPSHFPDKTTMLNSDINRCLLQENVKKHEQSSALRSLRSEEEAAVLPKERKGRGSPPLWYITVDELNSLSSYMRGRLTLEKVNAAINDMASYAEANAHLISAPKQKLAENLWEKALKLRDIVTSGALKGKHFFLETDMKGPMLKLDNTGKAILTVLRHLGRVSETRIGQNRVIILMKPN from the exons ATGGAGGGAAAGCAAGCTGGATCTTCTCTAGATTCGTTGATATCTTCCTTCAACAAACGAGTCTCCGAGCTGCAGGAACTCGTCATCGCCCGGAACA TGTATCCGGCGAGCAGCGTCCCGGATTTAACGGCGATTGACACGGCGTTGAGCTCGATGGAGCTTCAGGTTCAGTCCATCAAGGATCGGCTTCGTGAAGAGACCGAAGCTATTCCAAAAGCCAAG AAACTTATTGAGGCATCGCTGAAACAACAAGGGAAGCTGCAGAAGATGTCTGTTTATGCACCGTCACACTTTCCTGACAAGACTACAATGTTGAATTCTGATATTAACAGATG TTTGCTTCAAGAAAATGTCAAGAAGCATGAACAGAGTTCTGCTCTTAGGTCCTTGAGATCTGAGGAGGAAGCAGCTGTTTTACCCAAG GAGAGGAAAGGTCGTGGGTCTCCTCCGCTTTGGTACATAACTGTTGATGAACTCAATTCCCTCTCATC ataCATGAGAGGAAGGCTTACCCTAGAGAAAGTGAATGCGGCTATCAATGACATGGCTTCATACGCCGAAGCAAATGCTCATCTTATTTCAGCTCCAAAACAAAAG CTTGCTGAAAACCTCTGGGAGAAAGCACTC AAACTGCGAGACATTGTAACATCCGGAGCACTGAAGGGAAAACACTTCTTTCTTGAAACTGACATGAAGGGGCCAATGTTGAAGCTAGACAACACAGGCAAAGCAATACTTACG GTTCTTAGACACCTTGGTCGTGTTAGTGAGACTCGCATTGGTCAAAACCGCGTCATCATTCTTATGAAGCCTAATTAG
- the LOC125578204 gene encoding uncharacterized protein LOC125578204 — MLKLANPGTIADLETDVDDDGDERFMYLFLAFGASISGFRKLRHVLVIDGTHLSGKYKGVLLTASGQDVNFQIFPLAFAVVDSEDEDAWTWFLQKVERILCDSPSLAIISDRAVSISNAVSKIYPQAKHGACIVHLARNVNSRFSSKNLAKMVTAAAMAHSVGEFRDYYGKIRAANSECGIYLGQIGVARWSRANFPGDRYNIMTSNIAEQLNKALLEGRGAAIVELLTFIQRMMTRWFCARRKKAEKHRGLVSVEVDKQMTKNMATMKGSKINAVNSWSSQILGKFGRSDKVMLAERKCSCKYFDNIKIPCGHAMLAADGVGVPYDTLCGHWYKTNVWRETYAGVINPHGAAKDVDIPEEVSSQVVYPPNTKRQPGRRRKIRIPSTGEIRAPKKKVTKNKYGRCREEGHNMTNCCVPI; from the exons ATGTTGAAGCTAGCAAATCCCGGCACTATTGCTGATTTGGAAACTGATGTGGATGATGACGGGGACGAACGTTTTATGTACTTGTTTCTAGCATTTGGTGCGTCAATTAGTGGGTTTAGGAAGCTGAGGCATGTTTTGGTTATTGACGGTACACATCTCAGTGGCAAGTACAAAGGAGTGCTGTTAACCGCAAGTGGGCAGGatgtaaattttcaaatattccCACTTGCATTTGCAGTTGTGGACAGTGAGGATGAGGATGCTTGGACATGGTTTCTTCAGAAAGTAGAGAGGATTCTATGTGATTCACCATCTCTTGCGATTATTTCAGACAGGGCTGTGAGCATATCTAATGCAGTGAGTAAGATTTACCCTCAGGCGAAGCATGGGGCTTGCATTGTTCATCTTGCTAGGAATGTGAATTCAAGATTCTCTAGTAAGAACCTTGCAAAGATGGTTACTGCCGCTGCGATGGCACATAGTGTGGGGGAGTTCAGAGATTATTACGGGAAGATTAGGGCGGCTAACAGCGAGTGTGGCATTTATCTGGGACAAATTGGTGTTGCTCGTTGGTCAAGAGCCAATTTCCCTGGTGATAGATATAACATTATGACGAGCAATATTGCTGAACAACTGAACAAGGCTTTGTTGGAAGGAAGGGGAGCTGCTATAGTAGAGTTGCTGACTTTTATTCAGAGGATGATGACCCGATGGTTTTGTGCGAGAAGGAAAAAGGCTGAGAAACACAGGGGATTGGTAAGCGTTGAAGTGGACAAACAGATGACTAAGAACATGGCAACTATGAAGGGGAGCAAGATAAATGCCGTGAATAGCTGGAGCAGCCAAATATTGGGGAAGTTTGGAAGATCAGACAAAGTGATGCTAGCAGAGAGGAAATGTAGTTGTAAGTATTTTGATAATATCAAAATCCCGTGTGGCCATGCTATGCTTGCAGCTGACGGGGTAGGTGTGCCTTACGACACATTGTGTGGGCATTGGTACAAAACGAATGTGTGGAGGGAGACGTACGCAGGCGTTATCAACCCCCACGGTGCTGCTAAAGATGTTGATATACCTGAAGAAGTCAGCAGTCAGGTTGTTTACCCTCCTAATACGAAGAGACAACCTGGTAGACGTCGCAAGATACGCATACCATCAACCGGAGAGATAAGG GCGCCTAAGAAGAAAGTTACAAAGAACAAATATGGTAGGTGCAGGGAGGAAGGACACAACATGACTAACTGCTGTGTGCCTATCTAA
- the LOC106414609 gene encoding protein RGF1 INDUCIBLE TRANSCRIPTION FACTOR 1 has protein sequence MGLAPILQMETREFPAWLQVLLKEKFFNACLDHEEEKKNEKNILCIDCCLSICPHCLPSHTSHRLLRIRRYMYNDVLRVEDGSKLMDCSLIQPYIVNSSKVVFINERPHSRQFRGSGNFCNTCDRSLQSPYLFCSLSCKISDVIMRQRGLSGFLCVCISLNLTDDEGGVDMFLCQALACTAATEIVRKKRSSLSSTCRRVTTAVSSANTEAPANFFNRRKNTPPQRAPLY, from the exons ATGGGTCTTGCTCCAATTCTGCAGATGGAGACTAGAGAGTTCCCTGCATGGCTTCAGGTTTTGCTAAAGGAGAAGTTTTTCAACGCTTGTTTGGAccatgaagaagaaaagaagaacgAGAAGAACATTTTGTGCATCGACTGTTGTCTTAGCATCTGTCCTCACTGTCTCCCTTCACATACCTCTCATCGTCTCCTTCGG ATAAGAAGATATATGTATAACGATGTTTTGAGGGTAGAGGATGGTTCGAAGCTAATGGACTGCTCTTTAATTCAG CCATACATAGTGAACAGTTCGAAAGTTGTGTTCATCAATGAACGGCCTCACTCTCGACAGTTTCGTGGTTCCGGCAACTTTTGCAACACTTGTGACCGCTCTCTCCAATCTCCTTACCTCTTCTGCTCTCTCTCCTGCAAG ATCAGTGACGTCATAATGAGACAAAGAGGACTCTCAGGGTTTCTCTGCGTCTGCATCTCTCTTAACTTAACCGACGATGAGGGAGGAGTAGACATGTTCTTGTGTCAGGCGCTCGCTTGCACAGCTGCAACTGAAATCGTTCGCAAGAAGAGAAGCAGCTTGAGTTCGACTTGCCGGAGAGTCACCACGGCGGTTTCCTCGGCTAACACGGAAGCTCCGGCGAACTTTTTTAACCGAAGGAAGAATACGCCGCCGCAACGAGCTCCGCTCTATTAA